A single region of the Leptothrix cholodnii SP-6 genome encodes:
- a CDS encoding BPSS1780 family membrane protein yields the protein MKLRSARALDGVAWMRSGLRLVQRQPLGLAALLGIMVFGLGLLLMLPWIGPLLVSVLLPALTAGWVHTVERVQLDARPSPALLFEPLRSPQRKSLLMLGGAHALAVMLALGLADLIDPGLGDLWERLHSATDDQATADALQALRGGMVLRVALLTPVALLFWHAPVLVHREGAGVAKALFGSTLASLRNLGSFVVYGLSWLLADLLLSAVLGVLLGALGLPQLALLLAVPVAMLFSAAFYASLHASVHGCIDFGDALDQDQTPGNRDA from the coding sequence ATGAAACTCCGCTCGGCTCGTGCCCTCGACGGCGTCGCCTGGATGCGCAGCGGCCTGCGCCTGGTGCAGCGCCAACCGCTCGGCCTGGCCGCGCTGCTGGGCATCATGGTGTTCGGCCTCGGCCTGCTGCTGATGCTGCCGTGGATCGGCCCGCTGCTGGTGTCGGTGCTGCTGCCGGCGCTGACCGCCGGCTGGGTCCACACTGTCGAGCGGGTGCAACTCGACGCCCGGCCGTCGCCGGCACTGCTGTTCGAGCCGCTGCGCTCGCCGCAGCGCAAGTCCTTGCTGATGCTCGGTGGCGCCCATGCGCTGGCCGTGATGCTGGCGCTCGGCCTGGCCGATCTGATCGACCCCGGCCTGGGCGACCTGTGGGAGAGGCTGCATTCAGCCACCGACGACCAGGCCACTGCCGACGCCTTGCAGGCCTTGCGCGGCGGCATGGTCCTGCGCGTGGCGCTGCTGACGCCGGTGGCGCTGCTGTTCTGGCACGCGCCGGTGCTGGTGCACCGCGAAGGCGCGGGCGTCGCCAAGGCCTTGTTCGGCAGTACGCTGGCGAGCCTGCGCAACCTCGGCTCCTTCGTGGTCTACGGTCTGAGCTGGCTGCTGGCCGATCTGCTGCTGTCGGCCGTGCTCGGCGTGCTGCTGGGCGCGCTCGGGCTGCCGCAGCTGGCCTTGCTGCTCGCGGTGCCGGTGGCGATGCTGTTCTCGGCCGCGTTCTACGCCTCGCTGCATGCGAGCGTGCACGGCTGCATCGATTTCGGTGACGCGCTCGACCAGGATCAGACACCAGGCAACCGAGACGCCTGA